A region of Subtercola boreus DNA encodes the following proteins:
- a CDS encoding acyl-CoA dehydrogenase family protein — MTFEPLASDFFGYSDSLSTEEKERLAALREYLEAEVKPIVNDLWEKAEFPHQVIKRLAELGLYEFAWKETKTFENSAVFRGFVALELARIDASVATHVGVHNGLAMGSISVAGSEEQKAEWLPKMAKGDIVGAFGLTEPDSGSDSAQGLRTVATRDEATGDWILNGSKRWIGNATFSDITIIWAKSAEDGQVKGFIVKTDTPGYTATKIEGKQSLRIVQNADITLENVRVPESLRLQNGNSFRDTAAVLRLTRAEVAWAAVGNSIGAYDAAVRYTKQRVQFGKPIGSHQLVQDLLVKSLGNITASLGMVVQVSKMLDAGTQRDEHSALAKAYATSRMRETVAWCREALGGNGIVLEYDVARHFADAEALYSYEGTREMNTLIVGRKITGFAAFV, encoded by the coding sequence ATGACTTTCGAGCCTCTGGCCAGCGACTTCTTCGGCTACTCCGATTCCCTCAGCACGGAGGAGAAGGAGCGCCTTGCGGCCCTCCGCGAGTACCTCGAGGCCGAGGTGAAGCCGATCGTGAACGACCTGTGGGAGAAGGCCGAGTTCCCCCACCAGGTGATCAAGCGCCTCGCCGAGCTCGGGCTGTACGAGTTCGCCTGGAAGGAGACGAAGACCTTCGAGAACTCGGCCGTCTTCCGCGGGTTCGTCGCGCTGGAGCTGGCGCGCATCGATGCCTCGGTCGCCACCCACGTCGGCGTGCACAACGGCCTGGCCATGGGATCGATCAGCGTCGCGGGCTCCGAGGAGCAGAAGGCGGAGTGGCTGCCGAAGATGGCGAAGGGTGACATTGTCGGCGCGTTCGGCCTGACCGAGCCCGACTCCGGTTCCGACTCCGCGCAGGGGCTCCGCACGGTGGCGACGCGCGACGAGGCCACGGGCGACTGGATCCTGAACGGCTCGAAGCGCTGGATCGGCAACGCCACCTTCAGCGACATCACCATCATCTGGGCGAAGTCGGCCGAAGACGGCCAGGTGAAGGGCTTCATCGTGAAGACCGACACCCCCGGCTACACGGCGACGAAGATCGAGGGCAAGCAGTCGCTCCGCATCGTGCAGAACGCCGATATCACGCTCGAGAACGTGCGGGTGCCCGAGTCTCTCCGGCTGCAGAACGGCAACAGCTTCCGCGACACGGCCGCGGTGCTGCGACTCACCCGCGCGGAGGTGGCCTGGGCCGCGGTCGGCAACTCGATCGGCGCCTACGACGCGGCGGTGCGCTACACGAAGCAGCGCGTGCAGTTCGGCAAGCCGATCGGATCGCACCAGCTCGTGCAGGACCTGCTCGTGAAGAGCCTCGGCAACATCACCGCCAGCCTCGGCATGGTGGTGCAGGTGTCGAAGATGCTGGATGCGGGCACCCAGCGCGACGAGCACTCGGCACTCGCCAAGGCATATGCCACGTCGCGCATGCGCGAGACGGTGGCCTGGTGCCGCGAGGCCCTCGGCGGCAACGGCATCGTGCTCGAGTACGACGTGGCGCGCCACTTCGCCGACGCGGAGGCGCTCTACTCCTACGAGGGCACGCGCGAAATGAACACGCTGATCGTCGGCCGGAAGATCACGGGGTTCGCCGCGTTCGTGTGA
- a CDS encoding O-antigen ligase family protein has product MTSTPRTDPLGMSRAHRVPVVEEQAPSPVGRIRLAGFVLFTALGADAWQSLLGWPAFIVLVVGLSVASGVVLVRTTRGRGVPWMRYSKPLAAFLVLCAASIVWSQYTFATALGATAQLVTAVAGVFIAVTLSWLEILRALGTALRWLLGLSLVFELFTAIFVRGDLRALWLFSGGRGVPDDYQWSTSSLFVGGPIQGIVGNRNLLAFLVLLALIVFAIEWVEKTRRPVSSAVWIGVALLEHGLTRSATVLMATIVVAFVLVVALLIRRVPVERRLVVYPFGIAGVVILAIVSIRLADDFFPLLGRSDNLTGRLAIWDTVVDLAWQHPWGGWGWISYWAPWVEPFKNLVVQDGTVYLQAHNAWIDIFLQLGVVGLFVFGCLIAATMVRSWWMAVDPPSPIVGVPTPFQAISLLPLLLLTALVIQSLTESRLLIEGNFLLLVLLATKVKLDPLPLGPPPRALR; this is encoded by the coding sequence ATGACCTCGACGCCCCGAACCGACCCGCTCGGGATGTCGCGCGCCCACCGCGTGCCGGTGGTCGAAGAGCAGGCACCCTCGCCGGTCGGCCGCATCCGTCTCGCCGGCTTCGTGCTCTTCACCGCGCTGGGAGCGGATGCCTGGCAGAGCCTCCTCGGCTGGCCGGCGTTCATCGTGCTCGTGGTCGGCCTGTCGGTGGCCAGCGGTGTCGTGCTCGTGCGCACCACGCGGGGCCGCGGCGTGCCGTGGATGCGGTACTCGAAGCCGCTCGCCGCCTTCCTCGTGCTCTGCGCGGCGAGCATCGTCTGGTCGCAGTACACCTTCGCCACCGCGCTCGGCGCGACGGCACAGCTCGTGACGGCGGTCGCGGGTGTCTTCATCGCCGTCACGCTCTCCTGGCTCGAGATCCTCCGGGCGCTCGGCACCGCTCTCCGCTGGCTGCTCGGGCTGTCGCTCGTCTTCGAGCTGTTCACCGCGATCTTCGTGCGCGGCGACCTGCGGGCCCTCTGGCTGTTCTCCGGCGGCCGTGGCGTGCCCGACGACTACCAGTGGAGCACCTCCTCCCTCTTCGTGGGCGGCCCCATCCAGGGCATCGTCGGCAACCGCAACCTGCTCGCCTTTCTGGTGCTGCTCGCCCTCATCGTCTTCGCCATCGAATGGGTCGAGAAGACGAGGCGCCCGGTCTCCTCCGCCGTCTGGATCGGGGTCGCCCTGCTCGAGCACGGGCTGACCCGGTCGGCGACTGTGCTGATGGCGACCATCGTGGTGGCCTTCGTGCTCGTGGTCGCGCTGCTCATCCGCCGGGTGCCGGTCGAGAGACGGCTGGTCGTCTATCCGTTCGGCATCGCGGGAGTCGTGATCCTCGCCATCGTCAGCATCCGGCTCGCCGACGACTTCTTCCCGCTGCTCGGCCGGAGCGACAACCTGACCGGCCGGCTGGCCATCTGGGACACCGTCGTCGACCTCGCCTGGCAGCACCCGTGGGGCGGGTGGGGCTGGATCAGCTACTGGGCGCCGTGGGTGGAGCCGTTCAAGAACCTCGTCGTGCAGGACGGCACGGTCTACCTCCAGGCACACAATGCGTGGATCGACATCTTCCTGCAGCTCGGCGTGGTCGGCCTCTTCGTCTTCGGCTGCCTGATCGCCGCGACCATGGTGCGCTCCTGGTGGATGGCGGTTGACCCTCCCTCACCGATCGTCGGCGTGCCGACGCCCTTCCAGGCCATCTCGCTGCTGCCACTGCTGTTGCTGACGGCCCTCGTCATCCAGAGCCTCACCGAGAGCCGGCTGCTCATCGAGGGCAACTTCCTGCTGCTGGTGCTGCTGGCCACGAAGGTCAAGCTGGATCCGCTGCCTCTCGGGCCTCCGCCGCGCGCGCTCCGCTGA
- a CDS encoding FkbM family methyltransferase, giving the protein MPDLNVSFAQNGEDIVLWRALGHIEGGVYLDVGANDPTDDSVSRKFYDAGWSGIAVEPNPVYAAAFREERPRDAVFEAVASDSADETMSLHLIEGTGLSTLIDGISAEHEQSGFAVRDIVVPVISLNEAIEQAGLAGRDLHFLSIDTEGAEAQVLASLDFTRFRPWVLVIEATAPMSTKRVHEGWSGIVEQAGYEFCFFDGLSRFYVAGERAAELKADLEYPAGILDAYTPIRQLDLQETLAATRAELAATAERLHSEATRAAEVALRLATVEQESATVQAELDRSRQHEAELGQLVADLQRTLSWRITAPLRKVRTLRSGR; this is encoded by the coding sequence GTGCCAGATCTCAACGTGTCTTTCGCCCAGAACGGCGAGGACATCGTGCTGTGGAGGGCCTTGGGGCACATCGAGGGGGGTGTGTACCTGGATGTCGGAGCCAACGACCCCACCGACGACTCCGTCTCGCGGAAATTCTACGACGCCGGCTGGTCGGGGATCGCGGTCGAGCCGAACCCGGTCTACGCGGCAGCCTTCCGGGAGGAGCGGCCCCGCGACGCGGTGTTCGAGGCGGTCGCCAGCGACAGCGCCGACGAGACGATGAGCCTGCACCTCATCGAGGGGACCGGCCTCTCCACTCTGATCGACGGCATCAGTGCCGAACATGAGCAGTCCGGTTTCGCGGTGCGGGACATCGTGGTACCGGTCATCTCGCTGAACGAGGCGATCGAACAGGCCGGGCTCGCCGGGCGCGACCTGCACTTCCTGAGCATCGACACCGAGGGCGCCGAGGCGCAGGTTCTCGCCTCTCTCGATTTCACCCGCTTCCGGCCGTGGGTGCTGGTGATCGAGGCGACCGCGCCGATGAGCACCAAGCGCGTGCACGAGGGCTGGAGCGGCATCGTCGAGCAGGCCGGCTACGAGTTCTGCTTCTTCGACGGACTGTCGCGCTTCTACGTGGCCGGGGAACGCGCGGCCGAGCTGAAGGCCGACCTCGAGTACCCGGCCGGCATCCTCGACGCGTACACGCCGATCCGCCAGCTCGATCTGCAGGAGACCCTCGCCGCGACGCGCGCGGAGCTGGCCGCCACGGCTGAGCGGTTGCACAGTGAGGCGACGCGAGCGGCGGAGGTCGCTCTGCGGCTCGCTACAGTCGAGCAGGAGTCCGCCACGGTCCAGGCGGAACTCGACCGGAGCCGCCAGCATGAGGCGGAGCTCGGCCAGCTGGTCGCAGACCTGCAGAGGACGCTCTCCTGGCGCATCACCGCGCCGCTCCGGAAGGTTCGGACACTCCGCAGCGGCCGCTGA
- a CDS encoding ABC transporter permease, translating to MATVAEARAARLAELPFESTVSASPTNVGGFFVAVKEIFSHRELLDLLIRRELKGRYKDSALGFLWTLIKPLVQLLIYYVFIGTVLGASRGVPDFAIFVFSGLTLWGLYSEIIASGTSSIVNNGGLIKKVYLPREIFPLAATGSAIFNFLVQMVVLILAVIVLGQVPISLNLLYIPAAFVIVLIWGMAFAILLSALNVYLRDIQYLVEVVMLLLFWASPIVYSWTLVVTSVKSHTWLLEVYLLNPISLGILAFQRGIWKAGSETRVIDDRTIPPVDWPSYMDFRLIAAAVIGLIVLVIAQRIFARLQGNFAQEI from the coding sequence ATGGCGACCGTTGCTGAGGCGAGAGCCGCTCGGCTGGCCGAGCTTCCTTTCGAGAGCACGGTGAGCGCGTCTCCCACTAATGTCGGCGGCTTCTTCGTTGCCGTCAAGGAGATCTTCTCCCACCGGGAACTGCTCGACCTCCTGATCCGGCGCGAGCTGAAGGGCCGGTACAAGGACTCGGCACTGGGCTTCCTCTGGACACTGATCAAGCCGCTCGTGCAGCTCCTGATCTACTACGTGTTCATCGGAACCGTGCTGGGAGCCTCCCGCGGTGTTCCGGACTTCGCGATCTTCGTCTTCAGCGGGCTCACGCTCTGGGGCCTGTACAGCGAGATCATCGCCTCCGGTACCTCCTCGATCGTCAACAACGGCGGGCTCATCAAGAAGGTCTACCTGCCGCGGGAGATCTTCCCGCTCGCAGCCACGGGCTCTGCGATCTTCAACTTCCTCGTGCAGATGGTCGTGCTGATCCTCGCCGTGATCGTGCTCGGCCAGGTGCCGATCTCGCTGAACCTGCTCTACATTCCGGCGGCCTTCGTGATCGTGCTGATCTGGGGGATGGCCTTCGCCATCCTGCTCTCGGCGCTGAACGTGTACCTCCGCGACATCCAGTACCTGGTGGAGGTCGTGATGCTGCTGCTGTTCTGGGCGTCGCCGATCGTCTACTCGTGGACCCTGGTCGTCACGAGCGTCAAGAGCCACACCTGGCTGCTCGAGGTGTACCTGCTGAACCCGATCTCGCTCGGCATCCTCGCGTTCCAGCGCGGCATCTGGAAGGCGGGCAGTGAGACCCGCGTCATCGACGACCGAACGATCCCGCCGGTCGACTGGCCGTCGTACATGGACTTCCGCCTGATCGCCGCCGCCGTCATCGGCCTCATCGTCCTCGTCATCGCCCAGCGCATCTTCGCGCGCCTGCAGGGCAACTTCGCCCAGGAGATCTGA
- a CDS encoding glycosyltransferase translates to MSTSALLDRLRALSDVLGVPAPPSGEKVTVAQSLDAIAPLLGTATDRLWLAQATVLAEFPEAPAFEEFRRAARLDGVRKALDAVVARASRPFAPNRNVTVRIARQKVLVDVHHTARTGLATGIQRVVRQTIVEWSARHDIELVGWDARFLGLRTLSAPERQNALYGSVPNIPHVRNRVLTIPFESTYILPELAIENDRTSRISCLAEFSGNATRAIGFDCVPLTSSETVGDGMSAAFAKNLAAIAHFDRLSTISEAAAIEYRGWRRMLSGAGLRGPVIDSLLLPSVAEDVAADDFALARAELLRGDAPLVVVVGSHEPRKNHLAVLYAAERLWQEDVGFQLVFIGGNGWHGDEFKAELARLQEAGRPVRAISAISDPLLWSAYRLARLTVFPSLNEGFGLPVGESLSAGTPVVTSGFGSMKEIAGGGGAIFVDPRDDDDVLRGIRAGLVDDALHARLAAEARELPLRGWAEYADELWSYFGEPTALTVAPQNG, encoded by the coding sequence ATGAGTACATCCGCCCTCCTCGATCGGCTCCGCGCCCTCTCCGACGTGCTGGGCGTGCCCGCGCCGCCCTCGGGGGAGAAGGTGACGGTCGCGCAGTCGCTCGATGCGATTGCCCCGTTGCTCGGCACCGCCACCGACCGGCTCTGGCTCGCCCAGGCGACGGTGCTCGCCGAGTTCCCCGAGGCGCCCGCCTTCGAGGAGTTCCGCCGAGCGGCGCGCCTCGACGGCGTGCGGAAGGCCCTCGACGCGGTCGTGGCCCGCGCCAGCCGACCCTTCGCGCCGAACCGCAACGTGACGGTTCGGATCGCCCGGCAGAAGGTGCTGGTCGACGTGCACCACACGGCACGCACCGGGCTCGCCACGGGCATCCAGCGCGTCGTGCGACAGACGATTGTGGAATGGTCGGCCCGGCACGACATCGAACTGGTCGGCTGGGACGCACGCTTCCTCGGGCTCCGCACGCTGTCGGCGCCGGAGCGGCAGAACGCGCTGTACGGCTCCGTTCCGAACATCCCGCACGTGCGGAACCGGGTGCTGACCATCCCGTTCGAGAGCACGTACATCCTGCCGGAACTCGCCATCGAGAACGATCGCACCTCCCGCATCTCGTGCCTCGCCGAGTTCTCGGGCAATGCGACCCGCGCGATCGGCTTCGACTGCGTGCCCCTGACCTCGTCGGAGACCGTCGGCGACGGCATGTCCGCCGCGTTCGCGAAGAACCTCGCCGCCATCGCGCACTTCGACCGCCTCTCGACCATCTCGGAGGCCGCGGCGATCGAGTACCGGGGCTGGCGCCGCATGCTGAGCGGGGCGGGCCTCCGGGGCCCCGTGATCGATTCGCTGCTGCTGCCGAGTGTGGCCGAGGATGTCGCGGCCGACGACTTCGCGCTCGCGCGCGCTGAGCTGCTCCGCGGCGACGCTCCGCTGGTCGTGGTCGTCGGCAGCCACGAACCGCGGAAGAACCACCTCGCCGTGCTCTACGCCGCCGAGAGGCTCTGGCAGGAGGATGTCGGCTTCCAACTGGTCTTCATCGGCGGGAACGGCTGGCACGGCGACGAGTTCAAAGCCGAGCTGGCCAGGCTCCAGGAGGCCGGGCGCCCGGTCCGGGCGATCTCGGCGATCTCGGATCCGCTGCTCTGGAGCGCCTACCGCCTCGCCCGCCTCACCGTCTTCCCCTCCCTCAACGAGGGCTTCGGGCTACCGGTCGGGGAGTCCCTCTCGGCCGGCACGCCGGTCGTCACCTCCGGGTTCGGCAGCATGAAGGAGATCGCCGGCGGGGGAGGAGCGATCTTCGTCGATCCTCGTGACGACGACGACGTGCTCCGCGGAATCCGCGCCGGCCTCGTCGACGATGCGCTGCACGCGCGGCTGGCCGCCGAAGCCCGGGAGCTTCCGCTCCGCGGCTGGGCGGAGTACGCCGACGAACTCTGGTCGTACTTCGGCGAACCGACTGCTCTGACGGTCGCGCCGCAGAACGGCTGA
- a CDS encoding glycosyltransferase produces MTDDFPVVVPERAPEGLRLALGSRLVSVGRILLADDDAIEALRARGSGVLADALVRQVQLTRRDDHLWLLLVGLTASFPEVDLVLRARRALGVNPPQLALAALLDAVHRSGKRLDSLDSDLSIETVSAVADVDFCARFDHNTGIQRVVRETMSRWNGVHDVRLACWSSGDNAFRELSALERRRVVDWNAYKAEKRAAPSRKARPETPSRPRLIVPFGTTVILPEVAHQGLWTQLTALAQFSGNRVAMIGYDTIPIASADLIADQESEKFAKYLTIVKNATRIAAISASAAAEFSGYVAAVSAQGVTGPHVGCVTLAVEGPATAPTESVAVSSTEPPLVLIVGNQEPRKNLLAVLFAAETLWREGARFRLRMIGGARPDYRRIIDAESSRLAKAGYPIEVLRGVGDDVLAASYRDAYVTLFPSTHEGYGLPVAESLAMGVPSITSDFGSTQQIADGGGCLTVDPRDDGAIIRALRGLLDDPAERERLAAEARARVPRSWDDYAGELWHELAEPLERTP; encoded by the coding sequence GTGACCGACGACTTCCCCGTCGTCGTCCCCGAGCGGGCACCCGAGGGACTGCGCCTCGCGCTCGGGAGTCGGCTGGTGAGCGTCGGGCGCATCCTGCTGGCCGACGACGACGCGATCGAGGCGCTGCGGGCCCGCGGTTCGGGAGTGCTCGCCGACGCGCTGGTGCGCCAGGTGCAGCTCACCCGCCGGGACGACCACCTCTGGCTTCTCCTCGTCGGGCTGACGGCCTCGTTCCCCGAGGTCGACCTCGTGCTGCGGGCGCGCCGGGCCCTCGGGGTCAACCCGCCGCAGCTCGCCCTGGCCGCGCTGCTCGACGCGGTGCACCGCTCGGGCAAACGGCTCGACTCCCTCGACTCCGACCTGAGCATCGAGACCGTGTCGGCCGTCGCCGACGTCGACTTCTGCGCCCGCTTCGACCACAACACGGGCATCCAGCGGGTCGTCAGGGAGACGATGTCGCGCTGGAACGGTGTGCACGACGTGCGGTTGGCCTGCTGGAGCAGCGGGGACAACGCGTTCCGGGAGCTGTCGGCCCTCGAGCGCCGCCGGGTCGTGGACTGGAACGCCTACAAGGCCGAGAAGCGCGCGGCGCCCTCTCGGAAGGCCCGCCCCGAAACCCCGTCCCGCCCTCGCCTGATCGTGCCCTTCGGCACGACCGTGATCCTGCCCGAGGTCGCCCACCAGGGCCTCTGGACCCAGCTCACCGCGCTCGCCCAGTTCTCCGGCAACCGGGTGGCGATGATCGGCTACGACACCATTCCGATCGCGAGTGCCGACCTGATCGCCGACCAGGAGTCGGAGAAGTTCGCGAAGTACCTCACGATCGTGAAGAATGCGACACGCATCGCGGCTATCAGCGCGTCCGCCGCCGCCGAGTTCAGCGGGTACGTGGCCGCGGTCTCTGCCCAGGGCGTGACCGGGCCGCACGTCGGCTGCGTGACCCTCGCGGTGGAGGGCCCGGCCACCGCTCCGACGGAGTCTGTCGCAGTGAGCTCCACCGAGCCGCCCCTGGTGCTCATCGTCGGCAACCAGGAGCCGCGGAAGAACCTGCTCGCCGTGCTCTTCGCCGCCGAGACGCTCTGGCGGGAGGGTGCACGCTTCCGGCTCCGGATGATCGGCGGCGCCCGCCCGGACTACCGCCGCATCATCGACGCTGAGTCTTCCCGCCTGGCGAAGGCGGGGTATCCGATCGAAGTGCTCCGCGGCGTCGGCGACGACGTGCTGGCGGCGTCGTACCGCGACGCGTACGTCACACTGTTCCCGTCGACCCACGAGGGTTACGGACTGCCGGTCGCGGAGTCGCTCGCGATGGGGGTGCCCTCCATCACCTCGGACTTCGGCAGTACGCAGCAGATCGCGGACGGCGGTGGCTGCCTCACGGTCGACCCGCGCGACGACGGGGCGATCATCCGGGCCCTGAGGGGCCTGCTCGACGATCCGGCAGAGCGCGAACGACTGGCCGCCGAAGCCCGTGCCCGGGTGCCCCGCAGCTGGGACGACTACGCCGGTGAACTCTGGCATGAACTCGCTGAGCCCCTGGAGAGAACCCCATGA
- a CDS encoding GtrA family protein codes for MTESSSPQKAPQGGIMRLAHAFWDKLLRYALKFGVVGGIGFVVDFAIFNWLRVGGLGEAHLLSGPIGAKVAAVAVATIVTWFGNRYWTFREHRRKNYIRELFEFAVVAVSGLLINLLCLWVSHYVLGFTSLLADNISGQFIGTGLATLFRFALYRYWVFGHHRSGTVVGAEAQAEAGAAAIFEDDSQAATDTCSKK; via the coding sequence ATGACCGAGTCCTCCTCTCCCCAGAAGGCTCCGCAGGGCGGCATCATGCGACTGGCACACGCCTTCTGGGACAAGCTGCTGCGCTACGCGCTGAAGTTCGGTGTCGTCGGCGGCATCGGCTTCGTCGTCGACTTCGCGATCTTCAACTGGCTCCGTGTCGGCGGCCTCGGCGAGGCGCACCTGCTCTCCGGCCCGATCGGCGCCAAGGTGGCGGCCGTGGCCGTCGCGACCATCGTCACCTGGTTCGGCAACCGCTACTGGACGTTCCGGGAGCACCGCCGCAAGAACTACATCCGGGAGCTCTTCGAGTTCGCTGTCGTCGCGGTGTCGGGCCTGCTGATCAACCTGCTCTGCCTCTGGGTCTCGCACTATGTGCTCGGCTTCACCTCGCTGCTGGCCGACAACATCTCCGGCCAGTTCATCGGCACGGGCCTGGCTACCCTCTTCCGGTTCGCGCTCTACCGGTACTGGGTCTTCGGGCACCACCGCTCCGGCACGGTCGTCGGTGCCGAGGCGCAGGCCGAGGCAGGAGCCGCGGCGATCTTCGAAGACGACTCCCAGGCTGCCACCGACACCTGTTCGAAGAAGTAG
- a CDS encoding DUF4012 domain-containing protein gives MLIVLISLIVALACIGGWVAYQAVQAKDALERAQGTVATLQTELTSVDLMTLDVSSLTASADSFAADVSDAREHTNDPLFKLAENLPTLGPNLTAVRQLTDSLDQLSTEALLPIVDFGKTLTPDALKPVDGKFNVDLLRNGDTALQNADTAITATSASLASIDTTDTIGQISSAKTTLTSALGKAQKQIVTVRGTLGTVEGMLGMNGPRHYVLAFLNNAETTGLGGGPASLSMLTVDNGAFAITDQASSQDFPTTKGPVMDVDANLLGIYGQGINQTLNWSTSRPDFPTAGTLIKGWWEKYKGGTVDGVVSIDPIALSDMLQATGPVTLEGSKEQVTAENAVSLLLHDIYLRYEPSQIQASTDAFFKDAATSIFKGVTTTSAAPDALLKSVNKAIDSGDLMAWSANADETKLLEGTKLSGVMPTDNTKSTLTGTFFRDVSVSKTDYWLETSVNLQTDVCSNPNNPTFTQTISLHSTITEEEADTLAPFVVGVNFKGRKFSTEVYGYGPIGSTITGTQVGDSSVGGSPRTSSEDLGRPVGRAVVDLAPGETNTVTFTYTGAAGTYGPPALQVTPMINTTATAIDAPGCK, from the coding sequence GTGCTCATCGTGCTGATCAGCCTGATCGTCGCGCTCGCCTGCATCGGCGGCTGGGTCGCCTACCAGGCCGTGCAGGCCAAGGACGCCCTCGAGCGCGCCCAGGGCACCGTCGCCACGCTGCAGACCGAGCTCACCTCCGTCGACCTGATGACTCTGGATGTCTCGTCACTGACCGCCTCGGCGGACTCCTTCGCCGCCGATGTCAGTGATGCCCGCGAGCACACCAACGACCCGCTGTTCAAGCTGGCCGAGAACCTGCCGACGCTCGGTCCGAACCTCACCGCTGTGCGCCAGCTCACCGACTCGCTCGACCAGTTGTCGACGGAGGCCCTGCTGCCGATCGTCGACTTCGGCAAGACCCTGACGCCCGACGCGCTGAAGCCCGTCGACGGGAAGTTCAACGTCGACCTGCTGCGGAACGGCGACACCGCCCTGCAGAACGCAGACACGGCGATCACGGCCACGAGCGCGAGCCTCGCGTCGATCGACACGACGGACACGATCGGCCAGATCTCCTCGGCCAAGACGACGTTGACGTCAGCGCTCGGCAAGGCCCAGAAACAGATCGTCACGGTGCGGGGAACGCTCGGCACCGTCGAGGGCATGCTCGGGATGAACGGCCCCCGGCACTACGTGCTCGCGTTCCTGAACAACGCGGAGACGACGGGCCTCGGCGGCGGCCCGGCCTCCCTCTCGATGCTCACCGTCGACAACGGCGCGTTCGCGATCACGGACCAGGCGTCGAGCCAGGACTTCCCGACCACCAAGGGGCCGGTGATGGACGTCGACGCGAACCTGCTGGGCATCTACGGCCAGGGCATCAACCAGACGCTCAACTGGTCCACCAGCCGCCCCGACTTCCCGACGGCGGGCACGCTGATCAAGGGCTGGTGGGAGAAGTACAAGGGCGGAACGGTCGACGGTGTGGTGTCGATCGACCCCATCGCCCTCTCCGACATGCTCCAGGCGACGGGCCCAGTGACCCTCGAAGGCTCCAAGGAGCAGGTCACTGCGGAGAACGCGGTCTCGCTGCTGTTGCACGACATCTACCTGCGCTACGAACCGAGCCAGATCCAGGCGAGCACGGATGCCTTCTTCAAGGATGCCGCGACCTCGATCTTCAAGGGCGTCACGACGACGTCTGCGGCACCGGATGCGCTCCTCAAGTCCGTCAACAAGGCCATCGACTCCGGCGACCTGATGGCCTGGAGCGCCAATGCCGACGAGACGAAGCTGCTGGAGGGCACGAAGCTGTCGGGAGTGATGCCCACCGACAACACGAAATCGACGCTCACCGGCACCTTCTTCCGAGACGTCTCGGTGTCGAAGACCGACTACTGGCTCGAGACCAGCGTGAACCTGCAGACCGACGTCTGCTCGAATCCGAACAATCCCACCTTCACCCAGACCATCTCCCTGCACTCGACCATCACCGAGGAGGAGGCCGACACGCTGGCACCCTTCGTCGTGGGCGTCAACTTCAAGGGCCGGAAGTTCAGCACCGAGGTCTACGGCTACGGTCCCATCGGATCCACGATCACGGGCACCCAGGTCGGCGACTCGAGTGTCGGAGGCTCTCCTCGCACCTCCTCGGAGGATCTCGGCCGGCCGGTCGGGCGCGCGGTCGTCGACCTCGCCCCCGGCGAGACCAACACGGTCACCTTCACCTACACGGGCGCTGCCGGTACCTACGGCCCTCCGGCCCTCCAGGTGACGCCGATGATCAACACGACCGCCACTGCCATCGATGCGCCCGGGTGCAAGTAA